A section of the Microbacterium forte genome encodes:
- a CDS encoding ABC transporter permease — protein sequence MSDTENAVLITKDQPMTQPASTISLATQRGRKRRRVLPTTSPKFITGATIVIAIVLFAIIAPMFSQNPRSTDNPALLPPSPEHWLGTTKLGNDMFAQLAIGAQGSLLVGVVAGGIAIILSLLFGVLAGYLGGWREDTLALLTNVMIVIPGLPLVMVISSFVPQRSWQLVAFVLGITSWAGAAYVLRLQTRSLRTRDYVYASKVAGERSFRVILVEIMPNLLPLLTAQFLFAIIFAILGEAGLSYLGLGPNSSITWGTILNDAQSGQALGRGAWWWFVPPGVMIAMLGAGLALINFAIDEVINPKLRNAPDAARRVRKAAKTKGVAV from the coding sequence ATGTCTGACACCGAGAACGCAGTCCTGATCACCAAGGATCAGCCCATGACCCAGCCGGCGAGCACGATCTCGTTGGCCACGCAGCGGGGACGCAAGCGCCGGAGGGTGCTCCCGACGACCTCGCCGAAGTTCATCACCGGGGCGACGATCGTGATCGCGATCGTCCTGTTCGCGATCATCGCGCCGATGTTCTCGCAGAACCCGCGGAGCACCGACAACCCGGCTCTGCTCCCGCCGTCGCCGGAGCACTGGCTCGGCACCACCAAGCTCGGCAACGACATGTTCGCCCAGCTCGCCATCGGCGCCCAGGGCTCGCTCCTGGTCGGCGTGGTGGCGGGCGGCATCGCCATCATCCTGTCCCTGCTGTTCGGCGTTCTCGCCGGCTACCTCGGCGGATGGCGTGAAGACACTCTCGCGCTCCTGACGAACGTGATGATCGTGATCCCCGGCCTGCCGCTCGTGATGGTGATCTCGTCCTTCGTCCCGCAGCGAAGCTGGCAGCTCGTCGCCTTCGTGCTCGGCATCACCTCCTGGGCCGGGGCCGCCTACGTGCTCCGGCTGCAGACGCGATCACTGCGCACCCGCGACTACGTCTACGCGTCCAAAGTCGCCGGGGAGCGATCCTTCCGGGTGATCCTGGTCGAGATCATGCCGAACCTGCTGCCGCTGCTCACGGCCCAGTTCCTGTTCGCGATCATCTTCGCCATCCTCGGTGAGGCCGGCCTCTCGTATCTCGGCCTCGGACCGAACTCCTCGATCACCTGGGGCACCATCCTCAACGACGCGCAGTCGGGGCAGGCGCTCGGACGAGGTGCGTGGTGGTGGTTCGTGCCTCCGGGTGTCATGATCGCGATGCTCGGTGCGGGTCTCGCCCTGATCAACTTCGCGATCGACGAGGTCATCAACCCCAAGCTGCGCAATGCGCCCGACGCCGCTCGACGCGTGCGCAAGGCGGCCAAGACGAAGGGGGTCGCTGTATGA
- a CDS encoding ABC transporter permease, whose protein sequence is MKFYARRIGFYAFTLWAAISLNFLLPRLMPGNPADIMIAKMQRAGGEVSETTIRNIKLLLGGDDSSLWEQYIAYWGRMFQGDLGISVTKFPAPVSELIGQALPWTLILVGTVTVISFILGVVLGAWAGWKRGTWVDHLIPATTVLQSIPYFWMALLLVSVFAVGLGWFPIFGGYDVFDFPDGPEPTWAFFTDALSHAILPALTIVISSVGGWMFGMRNMMVQTMAEDYVLTAEAKGLRPRRIMTTYAARNAAIPSIAGFSITLGFVVAGSIVMEQVFTYPGIGKLMFQAVTNNDYALMQGLFLVITITVLAANFIMDLVYGFIDPRARQNV, encoded by the coding sequence ATGAAGTTCTATGCACGAAGAATCGGGTTCTACGCGTTCACGCTGTGGGCCGCGATCTCACTCAACTTCCTGCTTCCCCGGCTCATGCCGGGGAACCCGGCGGACATCATGATCGCCAAGATGCAGCGAGCGGGCGGCGAGGTCTCCGAGACCACGATCCGCAACATCAAGCTGCTGCTCGGCGGCGACGACTCGTCTCTCTGGGAGCAGTACATCGCGTACTGGGGACGCATGTTCCAGGGCGACCTGGGCATCTCCGTCACCAAGTTCCCGGCCCCGGTGAGTGAGCTGATCGGGCAGGCCCTGCCCTGGACGCTCATCCTTGTCGGCACGGTGACCGTGATCTCCTTCATCCTCGGCGTCGTGCTCGGCGCCTGGGCCGGATGGAAGCGCGGAACCTGGGTCGATCACCTGATCCCGGCGACCACCGTGCTGCAGTCCATCCCGTACTTCTGGATGGCGCTGCTCCTCGTCTCGGTGTTCGCCGTCGGGCTCGGCTGGTTCCCGATCTTCGGGGGCTACGACGTGTTCGATTTCCCGGACGGCCCCGAACCGACCTGGGCGTTCTTCACGGACGCGCTTTCGCACGCGATCCTGCCCGCGCTGACCATCGTCATCTCATCGGTCGGCGGGTGGATGTTCGGCATGCGCAACATGATGGTGCAGACCATGGCCGAGGACTACGTGCTCACGGCCGAGGCCAAGGGGCTCCGTCCTCGTCGCATCATGACGACCTACGCGGCACGTAACGCCGCGATCCCGTCGATCGCCGGCTTCTCGATCACCCTGGGCTTCGTGGTAGCCGGTTCCATCGTCATGGAGCAGGTGTTCACCTACCCGGGCATCGGGAAGCTGATGTTCCAGGCGGTCACGAACAACGACTATGCGCTGATGCAGGGGCTCTTCCTCGTCATCACCATCACGGTGCTCGCCGCCAACTTCATCATGGACCTCGTCTATGGATTCATCGACCCGAGGGCGCGCCAGAATGTCTGA
- a CDS encoding NUDIX hydrolase yields MTQSGGIDVAVSTVILTLRRTDDGSAVLALPLVLRTREPFADQWALPGGWLTETESPVDAAARTLAETTGLTPSYLEQLYAFGAVDRSPTRVVSIVYWALLRQDDVDAQSSAHRASGRAPENVRWFGLDELPALAFDHAKIVEYALWRLRSKVGYSRVAHGFLPAEFTLADLREAYEAILGKNLDPANFRRQVESAGNLLPTDRFRTGNHRPARLYRYNTDVELADHGPLGPEETSTR; encoded by the coding sequence ATGACCCAAAGCGGAGGGATCGACGTCGCCGTGTCGACGGTGATCCTCACTCTTCGGCGCACCGATGACGGTTCGGCGGTGCTGGCGCTGCCTCTCGTGCTGCGTACGCGCGAGCCCTTCGCCGACCAGTGGGCGCTCCCCGGAGGGTGGCTCACCGAGACCGAATCACCCGTCGACGCCGCAGCTCGAACCCTTGCGGAGACCACCGGACTGACCCCGAGCTATCTCGAGCAGCTCTATGCGTTCGGGGCGGTCGACCGCTCCCCTACGCGCGTCGTGTCGATCGTGTACTGGGCGCTGCTCCGCCAGGACGACGTCGACGCGCAGAGCTCGGCACACCGCGCATCGGGTCGCGCCCCCGAGAACGTGCGCTGGTTCGGGCTCGACGAGCTGCCAGCGCTGGCCTTCGACCACGCGAAGATCGTCGAGTACGCCCTGTGGCGGCTGCGGAGCAAAGTCGGCTACAGCCGCGTGGCGCATGGTTTCCTCCCCGCCGAATTCACTCTGGCCGACCTTCGCGAGGCCTACGAGGCGATCCTCGGCAAGAACCTGGATCCCGCCAACTTCCGCCGTCAGGTCGAGTCGGCCGGCAACCTCCTTCCCACAGACCGCTTCCGCACCGGCAACCACCGCCCCGCCCGCCTGTACCGCTACAACACCGACGTCGAGCTCGCCGATCACGGCCCGCTCGGCCCTGAGGAGACGAGCACCCGATGA
- a CDS encoding ABC transporter substrate-binding protein, protein MIRNGRRKIALTAVAGASVLALGLTACGAGGGNEGSGGDGDRALRVWAGSQTPITANYNPFAPTVLHGALGPIYEPLFFYNKTADAEPVGLIGDSFEYNEDGTAITITIKPDLKWSDGEPLTAADVAFSFTFEANNPEGNGLVSAEATDDTTVVLTYTTAQYTTEFQRLGSTYILPEHVWSEVTDFANFANEEPVGSGAYVVDKTTSESYTLVANENFRDADELGVKKVQYIAVDNNQTAQDLLAAGKLDWTGMFIPNPDDVTGNGAIDWINTPQDPTVLYTCSNTELGCTGPQTDVAVRQALNVAIDRTAIKDKAFVGLTGDISPTFALLPRDEKWVADSANEVSPQEANVDEAGEILEAAGYTKGSSGIYEKDGVPVELSLISVDGWTDYNDAAKLIAEQAEAAGIKVTASTVQWQEFSDARQGGDFQLIVGGVIGTSVADPFQIYRDWFGGTAVESTAAVGTEVPAGRWNFSRYSNPVVDQAIQAAVSTNDEAEKKELYGTIQTEIVRDLPYIPLVINATQTFYNTKDFTGWPTEEDLYAFPPSWGAIAAGYVLTQLEPVK, encoded by the coding sequence ATGATCCGTAACGGAAGGCGCAAGATCGCGCTCACCGCTGTGGCGGGGGCATCCGTCCTCGCCCTGGGTTTGACAGCCTGTGGCGCAGGCGGCGGCAACGAGGGGAGCGGTGGCGACGGCGACCGGGCTCTTCGCGTGTGGGCCGGCAGCCAGACCCCCATCACCGCGAACTACAATCCGTTCGCACCGACCGTGCTCCACGGTGCGCTCGGGCCGATCTACGAGCCGCTGTTCTTCTACAACAAGACGGCGGATGCCGAACCGGTCGGCCTGATCGGCGACTCCTTCGAGTACAACGAAGACGGCACGGCGATCACGATCACCATCAAGCCCGACCTCAAGTGGAGCGACGGAGAGCCGCTCACCGCGGCCGACGTCGCGTTCTCATTCACCTTCGAGGCGAACAACCCCGAGGGCAACGGCCTCGTCTCCGCCGAGGCGACCGACGACACCACCGTCGTGCTCACCTACACGACCGCGCAGTACACGACCGAGTTCCAGCGACTCGGCTCGACCTACATCCTCCCCGAGCACGTGTGGTCGGAGGTCACCGACTTCGCGAACTTCGCCAACGAGGAGCCGGTCGGCTCGGGCGCTTACGTGGTCGACAAGACGACGAGTGAGTCGTACACGCTCGTGGCCAACGAGAACTTCCGCGATGCCGACGAGCTCGGCGTCAAGAAGGTCCAGTACATCGCCGTCGACAACAACCAGACCGCTCAGGACCTGCTCGCCGCGGGCAAGCTCGACTGGACCGGAATGTTCATCCCGAACCCCGACGACGTGACGGGCAACGGAGCGATCGACTGGATCAACACCCCGCAGGACCCGACCGTGCTGTACACCTGCTCGAACACCGAGCTCGGCTGCACCGGTCCCCAGACGGACGTGGCCGTTCGCCAGGCGCTCAACGTCGCGATCGACCGCACCGCGATCAAGGACAAGGCGTTCGTCGGCCTGACCGGCGACATCTCGCCCACCTTCGCACTGCTGCCGCGCGACGAGAAGTGGGTCGCGGACTCCGCCAACGAGGTCAGCCCTCAGGAGGCGAACGTCGATGAGGCGGGCGAGATCCTCGAGGCCGCCGGCTACACCAAGGGATCGAGCGGCATCTACGAGAAGGACGGCGTGCCCGTCGAGCTCAGCCTGATCTCGGTCGACGGATGGACCGACTACAACGACGCCGCCAAGCTGATCGCCGAGCAGGCGGAGGCGGCCGGCATCAAGGTCACGGCATCCACCGTGCAGTGGCAGGAGTTCTCCGACGCCCGTCAGGGCGGCGACTTCCAGCTCATCGTCGGCGGAGTCATCGGCACCTCGGTCGCCGACCCGTTCCAGATCTACCGCGACTGGTTCGGCGGCACGGCCGTCGAGTCGACGGCTGCGGTCGGCACTGAGGTGCCGGCAGGCCGCTGGAACTTCAGCCGCTACAGCAACCCGGTCGTGGACCAGGCGATCCAGGCCGCCGTCAGCACGAACGACGAGGCGGAGAAGAAGGAGCTGTACGGCACGATCCAGACCGAGATCGTCCGTGACCTGCCCTACATCCCGCTCGTGATCAACGCGACCCAGACCTTCTACAACACGAAGGACTTCACGGGATGGCCGACGGAAGAGGACCTCTACGCCTTCCCGCCGTCCTGGGGAGCGATCGCGGCGGGCTACGTCCTGACGCAGCTCGAGCCGGTCAAGTAA
- a CDS encoding ABC transporter ATP-binding protein — translation MSAPDAVLTARNVSIEYEVDPPVKAVRNVSLTLNRGEILGLAGESGCGKTTLAYGMNRLLKAPALMTSGEIVFHDRDGHDIDIVALDGDGLRAFRWDKISMVFQGAMNSLNPVISVKAQIFDIFDTHRPGMSKKDKQARAEELLTLVGVDPSRLTSFPHELSGGMRQRMMIAMALALDPQVMIMDEPTTALDVVVQRGIIREIMRLRERLGFAVIFITHDLPMLIEISDRIAVMLQGQIVEEGTAEEIYRTPQHEYTKKLLSSFPSLTGERGDFVRTGNQPSQEEIR, via the coding sequence ATGAGCGCTCCGGATGCCGTGCTCACTGCACGCAACGTGTCGATCGAGTACGAGGTGGACCCGCCCGTCAAGGCGGTTCGCAACGTCTCGCTCACTCTCAACCGAGGAGAGATCCTGGGGCTGGCCGGCGAATCGGGCTGCGGCAAGACCACCCTCGCCTACGGCATGAACCGGCTGCTCAAGGCGCCGGCGCTCATGACGAGCGGCGAGATCGTGTTCCACGACCGCGACGGGCACGACATCGATATCGTCGCGCTCGACGGCGACGGTCTGCGCGCGTTCCGCTGGGACAAGATCTCGATGGTGTTCCAGGGGGCGATGAACTCGCTCAACCCGGTGATCAGCGTCAAGGCGCAGATCTTCGACATCTTCGACACGCATCGTCCCGGAATGTCCAAGAAGGACAAGCAGGCTCGGGCCGAAGAGCTGCTGACTCTGGTCGGGGTCGACCCGTCGCGTCTGACGAGCTTTCCGCACGAGCTGTCGGGGGGTATGCGGCAGCGCATGATGATCGCCATGGCGCTCGCACTGGATCCGCAGGTCATGATCATGGACGAGCCCACCACCGCGCTCGACGTCGTGGTGCAGCGCGGGATCATCCGCGAGATCATGCGGCTGCGCGAGCGGCTCGGGTTCGCAGTGATCTTCATCACGCACGACCTGCCGATGCTGATCGAGATCAGCGACCGCATCGCCGTGATGCTGCAGGGCCAGATCGTGGAAGAGGGCACCGCCGAGGAGATCTACCGCACGCCTCAGCACGAGTACACGAAGAAGCTGCTGTCGAGCTTCCCGAGTCTGACCGGCGAGCGCGGAGACTTCGTCCGCACCGGCAACCAGCCCAGTCAGGAGGAGATCCGATGA